In Dromaius novaehollandiae isolate bDroNov1 chromosome 3, bDroNov1.hap1, whole genome shotgun sequence, the following are encoded in one genomic region:
- the LOC112980002 gene encoding D-beta-hydroxybutyrate dehydrogenase, mitochondrial-like — protein sequence MCPAAPLLLLLFLLLLLLLLLALRRRGAAALEPAGRAVLITGCDSGFGHLLALRLHRLGFTVFAGCLCPGGEGARRLQREAAAGSAGRLRVLRLDVTRARDVLAAKELVLRDLPERGFWGLVNNAGISTFGETGWLSMEKYEKFADVNLLGSIRTTLAFLPLLRKYKGRIVFMSSIIAYFTLGNGIYSMTKAAIERFCDALRLEMKKFGVLVCIIQPGNYARSTKIQPPVSAEEIWNELSEEEKEVYNKEYVQERANFFNNILSEGSTNGNEVVDAMVHALTSPAPKARYMVAKLKEKLLVFVCALFPTVVMDSVLSYALSNVKLA from the exons atgtgccccgcggcccctctcctcctcctcctcttcctgctgctgctgctgctgctgctgctggcgctgcggcggcgcggggcggcggcgctggagCCGGCCGGGCGGGCCGTGCTCATCACGGGCTGCGACAGCGGCTTCGGGCACCTGCTGGCGCTCCGCCTCCACCGCCTCGGCTTCACCGTCTTCGccggctgcctctgccccggcgGCGAGGGGGCGCGGCGGCTGCAGCGGGaggccgccgccggcagcgccggccGCCTGCGCGTCCTGCGCCTCGATGTCACCCGCGCCCGCGACGTGCTGGCCGCCAAGGAGCTGGTGCTGCGCGACCTGCCCGAGCGAG GTTTTTGGGGGCTTGTGAACAATGCAGGAATATCAACATTTGGTGAGACAGGGTGGCTGTCTATGGAGAAATATGAAAAATTTGCAGATGTGAATCTCCTTGGGAGCATCAGAACAACCCTggcatttcttcctcttctaaGGAAATACAAGG GACGCATTGTTTTTATGTCCAGCATTATTGCCTATTTTACTCTGGGAAATGGCATTTACTCTATGACCAAGGCAGCTATTGAAAGATTTTGTGATGCTCTAAGACTGGAAATGAAGAAGTTTGGTGTCCTG GTCTGTATTATTCAGCCAGGAAATTATGCGCGTTCTACAAAAATTCAGCCACCAGTCAGTGCAGAAGAGATTTGGAATGAACTCAGcgaagaggaaaaggaagtttACAATAAAGAGTATGTTCAAGAGCGGGCAAACTTTTTCAACAACATTCTCAGTGAAGGAAGCACAAATGGCAATGAAGTTGTAGATGCCATGGTACATGCTTTAACATCTCCTGCACCCAAGGCACGTTATATGGTTGCAAAGCTAAAGGAAAAACTACTGGTGTTTGTATGTGCTTTGTTTCCTACTGTTGTGATGGATTCTGTTTTATCTTATGCACTGAGTAATGTAAAACTCGCATAG